One genomic window of Cellulophaga sp. Hel_I_12 includes the following:
- a CDS encoding response regulator, translating to MKKKINVLIAEDHHLIIEAYKKVLEEISIESLTHQFVIETANDCESARAVINSICESKKIHLALLDISLPPTKDKKILSGTDLGILLKNRNNGVKIIILTSHNDSFRLNNILKEVDPNGFLVKTDIKMENLKLAILGVLAGKSFYSETVLNMLRTQIRAEIVLDKIDRQLLYELSRGVKMKDLPGLLPLSMGGIESRKRKLKEVFKISKEKDAVLLEVARQKGFI from the coding sequence ATGAAAAAAAAGATTAATGTTTTGATCGCAGAAGATCACCACCTAATTATAGAAGCATATAAAAAAGTTTTAGAAGAAATTTCAATCGAGAGTTTAACCCATCAATTTGTTATTGAAACTGCAAATGACTGTGAAAGTGCAAGAGCAGTAATTAACTCCATTTGTGAATCGAAAAAAATACATTTAGCTCTTTTAGATATTAGTTTGCCTCCCACAAAAGATAAAAAAATTTTGTCTGGCACTGATTTAGGTATATTACTAAAAAATAGAAACAATGGAGTGAAAATAATTATTCTTACCTCCCATAATGATAGTTTTAGGCTCAACAATATTTTAAAAGAGGTTGATCCAAATGGTTTCTTAGTAAAGACAGATATAAAAATGGAAAACCTTAAGTTGGCTATTTTAGGTGTTTTAGCAGGTAAATCCTTCTATAGTGAAACTGTGCTTAATATGTTAAGAACGCAAATTAGAGCCGAAATAGTACTAGATAAAATTGATAGACAATTGTTGTATGAATTATCAAGAGGAGTTAAAATGAAGGATTTACCTGGCTTATTACCTTTATCTATGGGAGGTATTGAAAGTAGGAAAAGAAAACTAAAAGAAGTATTTAAGATTTCAAAAGAAAAAGATGCTGTCTTACTTGAGGTTGCCAGACAAAAAGGATTTATATAA
- a CDS encoding type IV pilin protein translates to MKKIKAINLQEMLIVLAIIGILLLLALPNLMPLITKAKSVEAQVQLKALYNAQTTYRYMNSTYSGDIMALDFEAPKTVKENGTANYQYSITSSGTSTFRARAEAITDFDGDGILNVWEIDELGNPKQIIKD, encoded by the coding sequence ATGAAAAAAATAAAAGCAATTAACCTGCAGGAAATGCTAATCGTATTGGCTATTATTGGAATACTTCTGCTTTTAGCACTACCAAATTTAATGCCTTTGATCACTAAGGCAAAAAGTGTTGAAGCACAAGTACAACTTAAAGCGCTATATAACGCACAAACTACTTATAGATATATGAACAGTACATATTCTGGTGATATTATGGCCTTAGACTTTGAAGCTCCCAAAACTGTTAAGGAGAATGGTACTGCTAATTATCAATATTCAATTACAAGTTCAGGAACATCTACCTTTAGGGCTAGAGCAGAAGCGATTACAGATTTTGATGGAGATGGCATTTTAAATGTTTGGGAAATTGATGAATTGGGCAATCCTAAACAAATTATTAAAGATTGA